The Brachyhypopomus gauderio isolate BG-103 chromosome 7, BGAUD_0.2, whole genome shotgun sequence genome has a window encoding:
- the LOC143519059 gene encoding uncharacterized protein LOC143519059 isoform X2 has protein sequence MPKHKEKNSQTPKASEATSQANANPTETPEPSGPNVTSNDLLEAIKELRSDLKGDNDQLRKSMDSIRREMSNKLDSLTEEVQGLKEQMGEMETRLTQVEDWATEVSGVLATAMQREENMQRKLTDLESRSRRNNIRIFGVPEGEEGSSVTHFASELIKREFPAAAELELKIQRAHRSLAPRPRSEAPPRPLIVNFQEFTTKELVLREAWKKGKVQLGNRTLFFDHDYATEIVQKRREYNGLKKALKERNIRFQTPYTNMRINWDDGTQTYNSAHEAGLELKRRGFTVAVPEEREQFDSVGSRLKELLGWQRQEKSRKLSRSAATGRAKEILRRFERSDRTRFGCSVGSDE, from the coding sequence ATGCCTAAACATAAGGAGAAAAACAGCCAAACTCCAAAAGCTAGCGAGGCAACCTCACAGGCTAACGCTAACCCAACTGAAACACCAGAGCCATCCGGACCTAATGTAACGTCGAATGATCTTTTGGAAGCCATAAAGGAGCTCAGATCCGATCTCAAAGGGGACAATGACCAATTAAGAAAGTCTATGGATTCAATACGCCGAGAGATGAGCAACAAGCTAGATAGCCTCACCGAGGAAGTGCAAGGGCTGAAAGAGCAAATGGGGGAGATGGAAACCCGCCTGACGCAGGTGGAAGATTGGGCTACGGAAGTTTCTGGAGTCCTCGCGACAGCCATGCAGCGGGAAGAAAATATGCAGCGGAAACTCACAGATTTGGAATCCAGGTCTAGGAGGAACAATATCCGCATCTTTGGAGTACCTGAAGGAGAGGAAGGTAGCTCAGTGACGCATTTTGCGTCTGAGCTTATAAAGCGCGAATTTCCAGCGGCTGCGGAGCTGGAGCTTAAAATTCAGCGAGCCCATAGATCCCTCGCTCCCAGGCCAAGGTCCGAGGCTCCCCCGCGTCCTCTTATCGTCAACTTTCAGGAGTTTACAACGAAAGAGCTAGTGCTAAGGGAGGCTTGGAAGAAAGGGAAAGTGCAACTGGGAAACCGAACGTTGTTTTTCGACCATGACTATGCCACGGAGATCGTCCAAAAGCGCAGAGAATACAACGGACTAAAGAAAGCTCTGAAGGAGAGAAACATCCGATTTCAGACGCCTTATACTAATATGAGAATCAACTGGGACGACGGCACCCAAACCTACAATAGCGCACACGAAGCTGGGCTGGAATTAAAGAGACGAGGTTTTACGGTGGCCGTACCCGAGGAAAGAGAACAGTTCGACTCGGTTGGGTCCAGACTGAAAGAGCTCCTGGGCTGGCAACGGCAGGAAAAATCTCGGAAATTAAGTCGATCTGCAGCCACGGGAAGAGCCAAAGAAATACTTCGGAGATTCGAAAGGAGCGATAGGACCAGGTTTGGCTGCAGTGTCGGGTCAGATGAGTAA
- the LOC143519059 gene encoding uncharacterized protein LOC143519059 isoform X1, which translates to MNSLEYPPWEDRGKHVRQTQRDVHKHTNRNNHTQRHEREKEIGQTYGNTYEHWDRHTCKRRQAARQEESEWREAGSCGSSSCPRRKPSTGCSTSGGLARCSATGLSLWGTTPGESSSSKRLLSGPDGGPECFRPPSPPHCPGSSSWVAPGSHPWSSTWHCVRRTRPPPESSSPSRSWWSTPTGANSPPLPLNGSLSVCSVFLLTLTVILGGCEAYGGRVILFFLPTLTVIHGGCGAHRVSLVFLLLAIFLLTLTVVHGGGGTHRGSRFFALLIFLTHRVLLLKLALWGFLRRAEDEGAYPQGRGFPGGRGMSLPPYPHRGHAEIIRHLRDGGLPSLTQHTRTYLLHHLGMLGIPAMLGRGRGMVVLAGPLPLLGLGGIAWHGVSTTARRSVTFVGQ; encoded by the coding sequence ATGAACAGCCTAGAataccctccctgggaagacaggggaaaacacgttagacaaacacaacgggacgttcacaaacacacaaacaggaacaatcacacacagagacacgagagggaaaaggagattgggcagacatacgggaatacatacgaacactgggacagacacacatgtaaacggcgccaggctgcgcgccaagAGGAGAGCGAGTGGAGAGAAGCCGGGAGCTGcgggtcctcctcctgccctcgccgcaaaccctccaccgggtgcagcACGTCTGGTGGActtgccaggtgcagcgcgactggtctctCCCTCTGGGGAACCACACCGGGGGAATCCTCCTCCTCCAAGCGCCTCCTGTCTGGACCTGACGGTGGACCTGAGTGCTTtcgacctccatctcctcctcactgcccaggctccagctcatgggttGCTCCGGGCTCTCACCCCTGGAGTAGTACATGGCACTGCGTTCGGAGGACACGCCCTCCTCcggagtcctcctccccttcacgGTCCTGGTGGAGTACTCCGACGGGAGCGAactcccctcctcttcctctgaacgGCTCGCTCTCCGTGTGCTCGGTCTTCCTCCTTACCCTCaccgtaatactcggtgggTGCGAAGCATACGGAGGGCGAGtaatcctcttcttcctccccacCCTCACCGTAATCCATGGTGGGTGCGGAGCACACCGAGTGAGCctggtcttcctcctcctcgccatcttcctcctcaccctcaccgtagtccacggtgggggCGGAACACACAGAGGGAGCAGGTTCTTCgccctcctcatcttcctcacaCACCGAGTCCTCCTCctcaaactcgctctctggggtttTCTCCGCAGAGCAGAGGACGAAGGAGCTTACCCGCAGGGGCGAGGGTTCCCTGGTGGGAGAGGGATGTCGCTCCCTCCATATCCGCACCGTGGCCACGCGGAAATAATCCGCCATCTCAGAGATGGTGGTCTcccgagcctgacgcagcatACACGCACATACCTGCTCCATCATCTCGGGATGCTCGGTATCCCTGCAATGCTGGGTaggggaagaggcatggtggtgcttgctgggcctcttccccttcttggcctgggtggcatagcctggcatggtgtctctacaacggctcgtcgttctgtgacgttcgtgggtcagtga